Proteins from one Malaya genurostris strain Urasoe2022 chromosome 2, Malgen_1.1, whole genome shotgun sequence genomic window:
- the LOC131431397 gene encoding uncharacterized protein LOC131431397 isoform X6 codes for MKMFAPRNSSPLHIYNSDEVAAYQIKLKKILGLTVCSNAGLDVSSTTGVLAYPAGCTVVLFNSKRLTQSFLLNTAKKAITAVAYSQCGRYLATGECGHNPSIKVWELDANGNGSYENGAAGSIVAEFSGHKYAVSCVAFSPTGKYLVSVGSQHDNVVNVFDWKANLKIASNKVSAKVVAVSFSEDANYFVTVGNRHVKYWYLEGSRKYKEPIPLMGRSAILGELRNNDFCAVACGKGEMADSTYAITRNGHLVEFNARRLLDKWVMCRTNAANCMVTSTKYILVGCAEAIIRVFNAETLEYITTLPRTHFLGVDVAQGIHINHMMTTPQNAKYPDTIAIVYDENRSKVTCVYNDHSLYIWDLRDIRRVGKSHSFLYHSACIWGVETVPFSYLKHNVSDMLPSDSFLTCSSDDTIRVWDIDNCESTDLYRKNIYSRELMKVIYIDEELNFIKDMDNPIHNTEKNSSYDGRNGVRCIKINPANSQLATGDRSGNIRIYNLSNLKLITTIEAHDSEVLCLEYTNEKIDRKLLASASRDRLIHIFDCEAGYRILQTLDDHSSSITSVRFIGTGKQFQMVSCGADKSIIFRNFQNNVFLRGNNCAGKNTLYDMEVDSNYKHILTACQDRNIRVYSTQNAKHTKTFKGSHSDEGSLIKVSLDMSGIYIATSCTDKTLSVYDYYSNECMARMYGHSELVTGLKFTNDCKHLISASGDGCIFVWQVPHDMIVTMQARLSQQALRSGHQPIPRPLSSAFSDAIMEHHQPNNDQYGSPPNNLFIEDAPVTPGYRFSDVGQLPQWAKRKPTEDQPNSPVLGSSPSQNQNFGGPPKPRGRWGQKGQFDEALDLRNIVDSPLNTTYAADKANLHHANNNTPTSGYNSGSSKDVYSNAYLSEDSSIDSGRENRRDVTFLHKKISETKALHSLNSESNTEHDGDVEDISDGERTSSEHGMVYYPTATPSTPTDFKINEIDVNELRKSIRRQKLEKQGLSIATQLQLQSAASTGTGTGTSDDEDEGSTPSGDNADRSLASTLGGSSESIPQQTSSTFLQAALDGPASLSDKERAQTRKSISAMHNNDAKITTSISKSYANNKKEELMKVINEAKAKLENVGYRSGLRASQSISDLSHSMGGGGLSGTGRLQRIGDAPYSYRNYPPSIPVANNYLNCAASRSRLVHNCAMINQFQQELPPYPKNLGIYAKLDEDESDEETLVRPNKLELPELPPVPADKLRKHPGILKNYKSCPVSPVHEEQEWSILSNQDGDAGPSDRQTRHSMYYEDAKTILDMIHSDTEKMIQEITSKYGDLDDLEPKKSSQDSKVAISADHDFKRLETVNKETKSTARKERNEHGFLSEDDPNFSSDSLEDCSLDLDVDKTEQGKSKRNTCAKHRKPIDPLPKRSVSDYFIYDCFQPVPYRNVSLSDILDEDKHSSDNRFLETQRHSSASFFLGQQYPDRKSQESILSDDYGSGGVSYCNSMESILSDDSECKSAPLEVLFERIKRDRSYCVNNEYKTETGGTSKSYGSSPNACSGFDYYMQNNYFNRDVPDSYTYDNWDLNTRITESRSPQHQRLDVSGMPTSISYPRFLSSSAVTAAEENIREDFIPSLTAKVAQYGGGMVKSLSKDFANQRKQMNSNPMYNCEGNELFVRKTVNATNQITRSDIFGNESSVYVMKKSCSFEIEMGGRRIARNSKKFEQNLQRFELERQQSDRYRFGGTLEMDYVPHKPPVAHRRSASMKGRGRMKSKEKLNTIIGQMSSSAAYEDNKLRDFVNKDYMPKELNAGSSCSKRRPLEMGDEMSFEIYVAEKGVCEDDNMDSLELLSKPDLRKVNSVDSLDDGHQVPDCKESPVKCKMDLDHLNDFSLLSSVEYSKFLDIEKKIDIINKLVEMEERKLEQERMAKESRMKPFECDSRQKGYVKSLTENFDKLAKNAQEELENEKSWHMAHTAKMKRNFSLPDVLEGAKFKSINFHDSEDLFKQKDEDELSEKDEHSLGYVEGEGGNPRSLISAQDSDESSIRRACSLSDLSMGKATNYKPVPSSRNSVQQRNVPKRSTSSVGKGGASLSSGMGVRSVSVGMLNQASDSEPEPSTATRGGLMKPTISSQNKVNGTNNNGKYVNPRSAAGIISRRKGLQTAYSSVNIASGTQDESSSEESPTSTASTMPVKPAVPPRPRSIALEHKRIANVNASLNAKKAPSTNMEMESMIKDGDLENADLTNQLCSNIINQLVQTTTSVIQLHQRLKSNDESGGGSGRNNSLMIKELENAVIMTQNMLTKVTNRNIGSDGINLNNSTSMYEKCNDILNQVQKHVNNSG; via the exons GTGTACCGTGGTCCTGTTCAACTCGAAAAGGCTTACCCAGTCGTTTCTGCTAAACACGGCCAAAAAAGCCATCACAGCGGTAGCATACTCACAATGTGGTCGGTATTTGGCTACCGGTGAATGTGGGCACAATCCCTCGATCAAAGTATGGGAACTGGACGCCAACGGCAATGGCAGCTACGAAAATGGAGCCGCCGGCAGTATTGTGGCCGAATTTTCCGGCCACAAATACGCGGTCAGTTGCGTAGCATTTTCACCCACCGGAAAATATCTGGTGTCGGTTGGCTCACAACATGACAACGTTGTGAATGTGTTCGATTGGAAGGCCAACCTGAAGATAGCGTCGAACAAGGTCAGTGCCAAGGTCGTCGCCGTAAGTTTCAGCGAAGATGCCAACTATTTTGTGACGGTCGGAAATCGGCACGTAAAGTACTGGTATCTGGAGGGTAGTAGAAAGTATAAGGAACCGATTCCGCTAATGGGCCGAAGTGCCATTCTTGGCGAACTGCGGAATAACGACTTCTGTGCGGTCGCGTGCGGAAAGGGAGAAATGGCGGATAGCACCTACGCGATTACGCGTAACGGACATTTGGTGGAGTTCAACGCCCGACGACTACTGGACAAGTGGGTAATGTGTAGGACAAATGCGGCCAACTGTATGGTCACCAGTACAAAGTATATCTTAGTGGGATGTGCGGAAGCCATCATTAG AGTATTCAATGCGGAAACGTTGGAGTACATAACAACCCTTCCGCGGACACACTTCCTAGGCGTGGACGTAGCACAGGGCATTCACATCAATCACATGATGACCACGCCCCAGAATGCCAAGTATCCGGACACGATTGCCATTGTGTACGACGAAAACCGATCGAAGGTGACGTGCGTGTACAACGATCACAGTCTGTACATTTGGGATCTGCGCGATATTCGACGGGTAGGCAAGAGCCATTCGTTTTTGTACCATTCGGCGTGCATCTGGGGTGTGGAAACCGTGCCATTTAGCTATCTGAAGCACAACGTATCGGATATGCTGCCATCGGATAGCTTTCTGACATGTTCCTCGGATGACACGATCCGAGTGTGGGACATTGATAATTGCGAGAGTACTGATCTGTACCGAAAGAACATCTACAGTAGGGAATTGATGAAGGTGATTTACATTGACGAGGAATTGAACTTTATCAAGGATATGGACAATCCGATCCACAATACGGAGAAAAATTCCAGTTATGACGGGCGCAACGGTGTAAGATGTATCAAAATTAATCCGGCTAATAGTCAGCTAGCCACGGGAGACAGGAGCGGAAATATTCGGATCTATAATCTCAGTAATCTTAAGTTGATCACGACGATCGAAGCGCATGATTCGGAAGTGTTATGTTTAGAATACACCAATGAGAAAATCGACCGAAAGCTATTGGCAAGTGCCAGCAGGGATAGGTTAATTCATATTTTCGATTGTGAAGCGGGTTATAGGATCTTACAAACGTTGGATGATCATTCAAGCAGTATCACATCGGTCCGGTTCATCGGAACGGGCAAGCAGTTCCAGATGGTGTCCTGTGGTGCCGATAAGTCCATCATTTTTCGCAACTTCCAAAACAATGTCTTTCTAAGGGGCAACAACTGTGCCGGTAAAAATACGCTTTACGATATGGAGGTAGATAGTAACTATAAGCACATTCTGACTGCCTGCCAAGATCGAAACATTCGAGTCTACAGCACGCAAAACGCAAAACATACCAAGACCTTTAAGGGGTCTCATTCCGACGAAGGAAGCTTGATCAAAGTGAGTTTGGATATGAGCGGTATCTACATCGCGACCTCCTGCACGGACAAAACACTCAGTGTGTACGATTACTATTCCAACGAATGCATGGCCCGAATGTACGGTCACAGTGAACTGGTGACGGGTTTGAAATTTACAAACGACTGCAAACATCTGATTTCGGCAAGTGGAGATGGTTGCATATTTGTTTGGCAAGTTCCGCATGATATGATTGTGACGATGCAAGCTCGACTTTCACAGCAAGCGCTCAGATCCGGGCATCAACCCATTCCTCGTCCCCTATCCAGCGCCTTCAGCGATGCCATTATGGAACATCATCAGCCCAACAACGATCAGTACGGATCACCTCCAAACAATCTGTTCATTGAGGACGCTCCAGTTACTCCCGGTTATCGATTTTCCGATGTCGGTCAGTTACCTCAGTGGGCTAAACGAAAGCCTACCGAAGATCAGCCAAACTCCCCGGTTCTAGGTAGCAGTCCTAGTCAGAATCAGAACTTTGGTGGTCCACCGAAACCACGGGGACGATGGGGACAAAAGGGACAATTCGACGAAGCTTTGGATTTACGGAATATTGTCGATAGTCCTTTGAACACAACATACGCAGCAGACAAAGCGAATCTGCATCATGCGAATAACAACACACCGACGTCTGGTTACAATAGTGGTAGTTCTAAGGATGTTTACAGTAATGCCTATCTGAGCGAAGATAGTTCGATTGACAGTGGTCGGGAAAATAGGCGAGATGTTACATTCCTGCACAAGAAAATTTCTGAAACGAAAGCACTTCATTCGCTCAATTCGGAATCTAACACGGAACATGACGGCGACGTTGAAGACATTTCAGATGGTGAACGAACCAGTTCAGAACATGGCATGGTATACTATCCGACGGCGACACCTTCGACGCCCAC AGACTTCAAAATCAACGAAATCGACGTTAACGAGCTACGGAAATCGATACGACGGCAAAAACTGGAGAAACAAGGCCTCAGTATCGCAACGCAGTTGCAGCTACAGAGTGCTGCTTCAACTGGGACCGGTACCGGCACTTCGGATGATGAAGACGAAGGATCAACGCCTAGCGGTGACAATGCCGATCGGTCGTTGGCTTCCACACTCGGTGGAAGTTCTGAAAGTATACCTCAGCAAACGTCTTCAACCTTCCTGCAAGCGGCACTTGACGGTCCAGCCAGTCTCTCGGATAAGGAGAGAG CTCAAACCCGTAAAAGTATCAGTGCGATGCATAACAACGACGCAAAAATTACCACCAGTATCTCCAAATCATATGCCAATAACAAGAAGGAGGAGCTTATGAAGGTCATTAACGAGGCCAAAGCAAAGTTGGAAAAT GTTGGTTACCGATCCGGTCTCCGCGCTAGTCAAAGTATTTCTGATCTAAGTCATTCGATGGGTGGTGGTGGTCTTAGTGGCACCGGGCGCTTACAGAGGATAG GTGACGCACCCTACTCGTATCGAAACTATCCTCCTTCGATTCCGGTAGCCAACAACTACCTGAACTGTGCTGCCTCTCGGTCCCGCCTAGTTCACAATTGTGCCATGATCAATCAATTTCAGCAGGAATTACCTCCCTACCCGAAAAATCTTGGGATTTACGCCAAACTCGACGAAGATGAGAGTGACGAAGAGACGTTGGTACGACCGAATAAGCTTGAACTGCCGGAGCTGCCCCCGGTACCGGCAGACAAGCTACGCAAGCACCCAGGTATtctgaaaaattacaaatcttGTCCAGTATCTCCAGTGCATGAGGAACAGGAATGGAGTATTTTGTCGAATCAAGATGGTGACGCTGGCCCATCAGACCGTCAAACTCGACACTCCATGTACTACGAAGATGCCAAAACTATTCTGGACATGATTCACTCtgacacagaaaagatgattcaaGAGATCACCAGTAAGTATGGTGACTTGGATGACCTGGAACCGAAAAAATCATCTCAGGACTCGAAAGTGGCCATTTCAGCAGATCATGATTTCAAACGGTTAGAAACGGTTAACAAGGAAACCAAGAGTACGGCACGAAAGGAACGGAACGAACATGGTTTCCTCTCCGAAGATGATCCTAATTTTAGCTCCGACTCGTTAGAAGACTGTAGCCTAGACTTAGACGTAGATAAGACTGAACAAGGTAAGAGTAAACGCAACACCTGTGCCAAACATCGGAAGCCGATCGATCCACTTCCGAAGCGATCCGTTTCCGATTACTTCATATACGATTGCTTCCAACCAGTTCCGTATCGAAACGTTTCTCTTTCGGATATATTGGATGAAGATAAACATAGTTCTGATAACCGATTCCTGGAAACACAACGCCACTCTAGCGCCAGTTTCTTTCTTGGGCAGCAATATCCGGACCGCAAAAGTCAGGAAAGTATTCTCTCCGATGACTACGGGAGTGGTGGTGTTAGTTATTGCAACAGTATGGAGAGTATCCTATCGGACGATTCCGAATGCAAAAGTGCACCGTTAGAAGTGCTATTCGAGCGCATCAAACGTGATCGCAGCTATTGTGTTAATAACGAGTACAAAACCGAAACCGGTGGCACTTCTAAATCATATGGATCTAGTCCAAATGCGTGTAGTGGCTTTGATTACTACATGCAGAACAACTATTTCAATCGAGATGTCCCTGATAGTTACACCTACGATAATTGGGATCTCAACACTCGAATCACCGAGTCCCGATCGCCTCAGCATCAGCGATTGGATGTTTCAGGAATGCCTACCTCGATAAGTTATCCCCGATTCTTGTCGAGTTCGGCCGTTACAGCTGCCGAAGAGAATATCAGAGAGGATTTCATTCCGTCGCTAACTGCCAAAGTCGCTCAATATGGGGGAGGTATGGTGAAGAGCTTAAGCAAAGATTTCGCTAACCAACGAAAACAAATGAACTCCAATCCGATGTACAACTGCGAAGGCAACGAACTGTTTGTTCGCAAAACGGTTAACGCTACCAACCAAATAACCCGATCGGACATTTTCGGAAACGAGTCCTCTGTGTACGTGATGAAAAAATCGTGTAGCTTCGAAATCGAAATGGGAGGCCGCCGAATCGCTCGTAATTCGAAAAAGTTCGAACAGAATCTTCAACGATTCGAGTTGGAACGACAGCAATCCGATCGTTACCGGTTCGGTGGTACGCTGGAAATGGACTACGTCCCTCACAAACCACCGGTTGCCCACCGTCGGTCGGCTAGCATGAAAGGTCGCGGTCGTATGAAATCCAAGGAGAAACTCAACACGATTATTGGTCAGATGTCCTCCTCTGCCGCCTATGAGGATAACAAATTGCGTGACTTCGTTAACAAAGACTACATGCCGAAGGAGTTGAATGCTGGCAGCAGTTGCTCAAAACGACGTCCCCTGGAGATGGGAGATGAAATGTCTTTTGAAATTTACGTAGCCGAAAAGGGTGTCTGCGAAGACGATAATATGGATAGTTTGGAGTTGTTATCGAAGCCGGACTTGCGTAAGGTAAACTCGGTAGATTCACTGGATGATGGTCATCAGGTGCCGGACTGTAAGGAATCTCCTGTGAAGTGTAAAATGGATCTGGATCATTTGAATGACTTTAGCTTGCTGTCATCGGTTGAATATAGCAAATTTTTAGACATCGAAAAAAAGATCGATATCATAAACAAACTGGTGGAAATGGAAGAGCGAAAGTTGGAACAGGAACGAATGGCAAAGGAATCCCGGATGAAGCCGTTCGAGTGTGATTCGCGACAAAAGGGCTATGTGAAGAGTCTGACTGAGAATTTTGATAAGTTAGCTAAGAACGCTCAGGAAGAACTGGAGAACGAAAAAAGCTGGCACATGGCTCACACGGCCAAAATGAAACGTAACTTCAGCCTACCCGATGTGTTGGAAGGGGCAAAGTTCAAATCGATCAATTTCCACGATTCGGAAGATCTGTTCAAGCAGAAAGACGAAGACGAACTGTCGGAGAAGGACGAACACTCGCTCGGATATGTCGAGGGTGAAG GCGGTAATCCCCGAAGCTTAATCTCTGCGCAAGATAGTGATGAGTCATCGATTAGACGTGCTTGCTCGCTTAGTGATTTGAGTATGGGAAAAG CTACTAACTATAAACCAGTGCCCAGTAGCCGTAACAGCGTTCAGCAGCGGAATGTGCCCAAACGAAGTACCTCTTCGGTTGGGAAAGGTGGGGCATCTCTATCTTCCGGGATGGGAGTGCGAAGTGTTTCTGTTGGCATGTTGAACCAAGCG AGCGACTCGGAACCAGAACCATCAACAGCAACCCGGGGAGGACTTATGAAACCAACCATAAGCTCACAAAACAAAGTGAACGGCACCAATAACAACGGGAAGTACGTCAATCCCCGCAGTGCAGCAGGAATCATTAGCCGACGGAAAGGTTTGCAAACTGCTTATAGTAGCG TGAATATTGCTTCTGGAACGCAGGACGAATCCAGTTCGGAGGAATCGCCAACCAGTACGGCGAGCACAATGCCTGTCAAGCCAGCCGTTCCACCCCGTCCACGAAGCATTGCGCTAGAGCACAAACGAATAGCGAATGTGAATGCCAGTTTGAATGCGAAGAAAGCACCCAGCACTAATATGGAGATGGAAAGTATGATCAAGGATGGCGATTTGGAAAACGCTGACT TGACCAATCAACTCTGCTCCAATATCATCAATCAGTTGGTACAAACAACGACATCGGTAATTCAGCTACATCAGCGGCTGAAGTCCAATGATGAATCCGGTGGTGGAAGTGGGAGAAACAATTCTCTTATGATTAAGGAACTGGAAAATGCAGTCATTATGACGCAAAATATGTTGACGAAAGTGACCAATAG GAACATCGGTAGCGACGGCATCAACCTGAACAACAGCACTAGTATGTACGAAAAATGCAACGACATCCTGAATCAGGTGCAAAAACACGTGAACAATAGCGGCTGA